Part of the Deltaproteobacteria bacterium genome is shown below.
CCGATGCCGCCGAATCCCGAGGTGGCGCCGTTGTTGCCGCTGGTCGCGCCGCCCGTGGTGTTGCCCGAGGTGGCGCCGGTGCCGTTGGCCGCGGTCACCGCGGTGGTGCCGCTGGTGCCCGTGCTGTGCGAGCCCGAGGTGCTCGTGTTGGTCACGCCCGTCGAGCCGCCGGGGCCGCCCGTGGTGTGCGTGCTGCCGGAGGAGCTCGTCGAGCCGCCCGTGCCCGTCGCGCCCGCAGCGCCGGTGGCCGTGGAAGTGGTGTGGCCGGTGCTGCCCGTGGTGCCCGTCGGCTCGGTGCCGCCGCAGGCCCAGAGCGCGGCCACGGCGAGGAACGCAGCGACGAAGAGCGAACGGCGCATCAGAGACCTCGGGTTTCGGGAGGCGGTGTTATCGCACGGTCGCTCGCGCAGTTGCCACCCGACCACCTGGGGCCCCGACGGGGCGCTCGCTCCTTGTAGAGCCTCGTTGACAGCCCGTTGTCTCCCGGCGCGCAACGGCGTTGACGCCGCGCGCAGCCCGCGGCTATAAACCGCGCGCCCCGAGGCCCTGCCTGGGGGTCTGGCTGCCCTGCACCCTCTCGCGGAGCGGCCCTTTCTCCCTCGAGAGGGAAGGTGAACCATGCTCCATCAGGAGAAGAAGGCCGAGCTCATCGGCAAGTTCAAGCAGCACGACAAGGACACCGGCTCGCCCGAGGTGCAGGTGGCGATCCTGTCCGAGCGCATCGGCGAGCTGACCGAGCACTTCAAGACGCACGCGAAGGATCACCACTCGCGCCGCGGCCTGCTCAAGCTCGTGTCGCACCGCCGCCGCCTGCTCGATTACTTGAAGGACAAGGATCCCGCCCGCTACAAGAAGCTCATCGAGGGCCTGGGCATCCGCAAGTAAGGCCACGTCGGGGCGCTCGGGAGTACCGGGCGCCCCTTCGTCGTTTCTGGACCCGAGAAGGAGGCCCCAACCCCAAAGCCCGCCCGGTCGCCGAGCGATCGTTGCGCCGTTTGTACCAGCCTTTGGTTTCCGATCCGCCTGCTGGAGCCGCTCCAGCGCGCCGACCAGAGATCAAAGCTGGGGCCGATGCGCAACGCACCGCCCTCCCCGCCCGGCCCATTCGATTTCTCGCAGCACGCCGCGCCACCGCGGCACCGACGTTCCCAACCCGAACCAGGCATCAAAGCCAAGGTCCGCGCGTGCGGACCGCTCCGGTCACCGGAGCAAAGAAAGAGAGCAGCCCATGGCAGTCATCACTAAGAACATCAAAATCGGCGATCGCGACATCAAGATCGAGACCGGCAAGGTGGCCAAGCAGGCCAACGGCTCGGTCACCGTGCAGTGCGGCGAGACCATCGTGCTCGTCACCGCCGTCTCCGCCAAGGAGCGCAAGGAAGGCCTCGACTTCTTCCCGCTCACCGTCGATTACCTGGAGAAGCTCTCCGCCGCCGGCCGCATCCCCGGCAGCTACTTCCGCCGCGAGGGCCGCCTGACGGATCGCGAGACGCTCAGCTCGCGCGTGATCGACCGCTCGCTCCGCCCGCTCTTCGCCGAGGGCTACGCCAACGAGACCCAGGTCATCGCCACCGTGCTCTCGTTCGACCAGGAGAACGACTCCGACGTGCTCGCGCTCACCGGCGCCTCCGCGGCGCTCGCGTGCAGCGACATCCCCTTCAACGGCCCCATCGCCGGCGTGCGCGTGGGCCGCGTGAACGGCAAGCTCGTGGCCAACCCGACCCTGTCGGAGCGCGCCAAGAGCGACATCGACATCGTCATGGCCGCGTCGCGCGAGGCCATCGTGATGGTCGAGGGCGGCGCTGAGCACATCAGCGAGGCCGAGATGGTGGACGCGCTCATGTTCGGCAAGGAGAGCGTGAAGGCCGCGCTCGACGCCCAGGAGCAGCTCACCAAGGAGCTGAAGAAGACCGAGAAGCGCAAGTTCGACCCGATGGCCACCCCGGCCGAGATCAAGGCCCAGGTGAAGCCGCTCGCGTGGGACGACATCAAGAAGGCCTACGCCATCCACGACAAGGGCGACCGCTACGCCGCCCTCGGCGACGTGAAGAAGAAGGTCACCACGCACTTCAAGGAGAAGCTCGGCGACGCCTATGCCAAGCAGGAGAAGGCCATCAAGGGCGCCATCGAGGACCTCAAGTACGAGTACATGCGCGGCATGGTGGTGGACGACAAGAAGCGCATCGGCGACCGCGCCTTCGACGGCATCCGCCCCATCTCGTGCGACGTGAGCGTGCTGCCCCGCACCCACGGCTCGGCGCTCTTCCAGCGCGGTGAGACCCAGGCCATCGTCTCCACCACCCTCGGCACCAAGGAAGACGACCAGCGCATCGAGACGCTCACCGGCGAGATCAGCAAGCGCTTCCTCCTGCACTACAACTTCCCGCCCTACTCCGTCGGCGAGATCAAGCCGCTCCGCGGCCCCGGTCGCCGCGAGGTGGGCCACGGCGCCCTAGCCGAGCGCGCGCTCCTCAAGGTCATGCCGGATGAGGCCGACTTCCCCTACGTGGTGCGCATCGTCTCGGAGATCACCGAGTCGAACGGCTCCTCGTCGATGGCGAGCGTGTGCGGCGGCTGCCTCTCGCTGATGGATGCGGGCGTGCCCATCAAGGCGCCGGTGGCCGGCATCGCCATGGGCCTCATCAAGGAGGGCGAGAAGATCGCCATCCTCTCCGACATCCTCGGTGACGAAGACCACCTCGGCGACATGGACTTCAAGGTCTGCGGCACCGAGAAGGGCATCACCAGCATCCAGATGGACATCAAGATCACCGGCGTGACCCGGGAGATCATGGCCACCGCGCTCGAGCAGGCGCGCAAGGGCCGCATGCACATCCTGGAGCAGATGGCGAAGAGCCTGCCCGCGAGCCGCAAGGAGATCAGCAAGCACGCCCCGCGGATCACGGTCATCAAGATCCGCCCCGAGCGCATCAAGGACGTCATC
Proteins encoded:
- a CDS encoding methyl-accepting chemotaxis protein, translated to MRRSLFVAAFLAVAALWACGGTEPTGTTGSTGHTTSTATGAAGATGTGGSTSSSGSTHTTGGPGGSTGVTNTSTSGSHSTGTSGTTAVTAANGTGATSGNTTGGATSGNNGATSGFGGIGGSSSGFGTNSGFGSLGGSNGFGSIGGFGGSNGFGSIGGFGGSNGFGSIGGFGGSNGFGSIGGFGGSN
- the rpsO gene encoding 30S ribosomal protein S15, whose protein sequence is MLHQEKKAELIGKFKQHDKDTGSPEVQVAILSERIGELTEHFKTHAKDHHSRRGLLKLVSHRRRLLDYLKDKDPARYKKLIEGLGIRK
- the pnp gene encoding polyribonucleotide nucleotidyltransferase codes for the protein MAVITKNIKIGDRDIKIETGKVAKQANGSVTVQCGETIVLVTAVSAKERKEGLDFFPLTVDYLEKLSAAGRIPGSYFRREGRLTDRETLSSRVIDRSLRPLFAEGYANETQVIATVLSFDQENDSDVLALTGASAALACSDIPFNGPIAGVRVGRVNGKLVANPTLSERAKSDIDIVMAASREAIVMVEGGAEHISEAEMVDALMFGKESVKAALDAQEQLTKELKKTEKRKFDPMATPAEIKAQVKPLAWDDIKKAYAIHDKGDRYAALGDVKKKVTTHFKEKLGDAYAKQEKAIKGAIEDLKYEYMRGMVVDDKKRIGDRAFDGIRPISCDVSVLPRTHGSALFQRGETQAIVSTTLGTKEDDQRIETLTGEISKRFLLHYNFPPYSVGEIKPLRGPGRREVGHGALAERALLKVMPDEADFPYVVRIVSEITESNGSSSMASVCGGCLSLMDAGVPIKAPVAGIAMGLIKEGEKIAILSDILGDEDHLGDMDFKVCGTEKGITSIQMDIKITGVTREIMATALEQARKGRMHILEQMAKSLPASRKEISKHAPRITVIKIRPERIKDVIGPGGKVIKDIIARTGCSVNIDDNGDVAIASSNQTQVEMAIKMVQALTQEAEVGRIYLGTVRKITDFGAFVELFPGTDGLVHISELSDKRVKSVEDVVKEGEEVLVKVISVDRAGKIRLSRKEALAEKNGQPAAAPSAPPAKA